In one window of Nicotiana tabacum cultivar K326 chromosome 12, ASM71507v2, whole genome shotgun sequence DNA:
- the LOC142167340 gene encoding uncharacterized protein LOC142167340, with translation MDSSCSKHMNGSTNDLLSLKALQGGSVSFGNRKKGYIMGVGRIEKSLTHSIENVYYVKGLKYSLLSVSQICDKGNKVEFVSKICTVRNLVTGEVVLVAKRYKNIYVADFESLQNGDLSCLSDVDDDVELWHRRLGHASFMLLNNSKNTSTKRCRREENRTLEDMARTMLIDSGVAKGFWAEAVNTACYLVNRCMIRSLLNKIPYELLNGRKPKLTHLRTFGCKCFVLNNGKEPLGKFDAKSDEGIFLGYSSQSKAYKVYNKRPQCVEESIQVIFDEAQHPLGKAAHDKAD, from the exons ATGGATAGTagctgctcaaagcacatgaatGGAAGTACAAATGATCTCCTTTCActcaaagccctgcaaggagggagtgtatcctttggaaatcGCAAAAAGGGATACATTATGGGAGTTGGAAGGATTGAGAAGTCTCTTACTCActcaattgaaaatgtgtactacgtGAAAGGGTTGAAGTACAGCTTGCTAAGTGTCTCCCAAATCTGTGACAAGGGAAAtaaggtggaatttgtgtcaaaAATATGCACGGTCAGAAATCTTGTGACTGGTGAAGTGGTTttggtggccaaaagatacaaaaatatctatgttgctgattttgaatCTCTGCAAAATGGAGATCTCAGTTGTCTGAGTGATGTAGATGATGATGTTGAACTATGGCATCGAAGATTGGGTCATGCAAGCTTTATGTTGCTAAACAA ctccaagaacacctcaacaaaacgGTGTCGTAGAGAGgaaaataggactcttgaagacatggctaggacAATGTTGATTGATAGTGGTGTTGCAAAAGGTTTCTGGGCAGAGGCAGTCAACACTGCATGCTACttagtgaacaggtgcatgatcaggtccctccttAACAAAATCCCGTATGAACTGCTGAATGGGAGAAAACCTAAGCTAACACACTTGAGGACATTTGGTTGCAAATGCTTTGTTCTTAACAATGGTAAGGAACCTCTGGGAAAGTTTGATGCCAAGAGTGACGAAGGAATATTTCTTGGATATTCATCACAAAGCAAAGCCTACAAGGTATACAACAAAAGacctcaatgtgttgaggaaagcaTACAAGTGATCTTTGATGAAGCACAACACCCTCTTGGAAAAGCTGCACATGATAAGGCTGATTAA
- the LOC107813633 gene encoding vacuolar iron transporter 1 — MAHESEKSLLDQHKEKHFTAGEIVRDIIIGVSDGLTVPFALAAGLSGANASSSIILTAGIAEVAAGAISMGLGGYLAAKSEADHYMRELKREEEEIISVPDTEAAEIAEILSQYGIQPHEYGPVVNALRKNPPAWLDFMMKFELGLEKPDPRRALQSAFTIAVAYILGGLVPLIPYMFIPIARKAVVASVLVTLLALLIFGYAKGHFTGNKPFRSAFQTALIGAVASAAAFGLAKAVQGG; from the exons ATGGCTCATGAATCTGAGAAATCTTTATTGGATCAACACAAGGAGAAACATTTCACCGCCGGCGAGATTGTCCGGGACATAATCATCGGAGTCTCCGATGGACTAACGGTGCCGTTTGCATTGGCGGCGGGGCTATCAGGGGCAAATGCGTCTTCCTCTATTATTCTTACTGCTGGTATTGCTGAGGTTGCTGCTGGTGCCATCTCCATGGGACTTGGAGG TTACTTGGCTGCCAAGAGTGAGGCTGATCACTATATGAGAGAGCTTAAGAGGGAGGAAGAAGAGATCATTTCTGTACCAGATACAG AAGCAGCGGAGATTGCAGAAATTTTGTCACAATATGGGATTCAGCCCCATGAATATGGACCAGTTGTGAATGCTTTGAGGAAGAACCCACCGGCATGGCTTGACTTTATGATGAA GTTTGAACTTGGTTTAGAGAAGCCAGATCCAAGAAGAGCGCTGCAGAGTGCGTTTACCATTGCCGTTGCTTACATCTTGGGAGGACTAGTCCCTCTGATCCCATACATGTTCATTCCAATCGCAAGAAAGGCTGTTGTCGCTTCTGTGTTGGTAACTTTGCTGGCCTTACTAATCTTTGGATACGCCAAAGGTCACTTTACTGGAAACAAGCCGTTTAGGAGCGCTTTTCAAACTGCACTCATTGGAGCAGTTGCATCTGCTGCTGCTTTTGGCTTGGCCAAGGCTGTTCAAGGCGGCTAG